A genomic region of Chlorobaculum parvum NCIB 8327 contains the following coding sequences:
- the argS gene encoding arginine--tRNA ligase yields the protein MRAFFLPFIQDALHKAGIETDKEIQIDKPNDKKFGDFSTNIAFLLAKEARKNPRELATQLIGLFAFPEGTVTKTEVAGPGFINFHLAPAFFMRSAQEVLTQGEKFGCTESGKGQKAIVEYVSANPTGPLTIGRGRGGVLGDCIANLLETQGYEVTREYYFNDAGRQMQILAESVRYRYLEKCGQTVEFPETHYQGDYIGEIAGTLFIEHSDELASSDELGIFKETAEAVIFSSIRRTLERIGITHDSFFNEHTLYQWNEGEASGNQKVIDALEAKDFIGRYDGATWFMTTKLGQEKDKVLIKSSGDPSYRLPDIAYHVTKFERGFDLMVNVFGADHIDEYPDVLEALKILGYDASKVKIAINQFVTTTVGGQTVKMSTRKGNADLLDDLIEDVGADATRLFFIMRSKDSHLNFDVELAKKQSKDNPVFYLQYAHARICSLVRLAEKEVGFDEAAATGASLPLLDSEPEIDLASALLDFPDVIQSCLRLLEPQKMVEYLHTVAERYHKFYQECPILKADENIRTARLELSLTVRQVLRNGFRILGISAPESM from the coding sequence ATGCGAGCCTTTTTCCTCCCCTTCATTCAGGACGCCCTGCACAAAGCGGGCATCGAGACCGACAAGGAGATTCAGATCGACAAGCCGAACGACAAGAAGTTCGGCGACTTCTCGACCAACATCGCCTTCCTGCTGGCCAAGGAGGCCCGGAAAAATCCGCGAGAGTTGGCGACGCAGTTGATCGGCCTGTTCGCCTTTCCGGAAGGCACGGTGACCAAAACCGAGGTGGCGGGGCCGGGCTTCATCAACTTCCATCTCGCCCCGGCCTTCTTCATGCGCTCGGCTCAGGAAGTCCTGACGCAGGGCGAGAAGTTCGGCTGCACGGAGTCAGGCAAGGGACAGAAAGCGATTGTCGAGTACGTCAGCGCCAACCCGACCGGGCCGCTCACCATCGGGCGCGGACGCGGTGGTGTGCTGGGCGACTGCATCGCCAACCTGCTCGAAACGCAGGGCTACGAGGTGACGCGCGAGTACTACTTCAACGACGCCGGACGCCAGATGCAGATTCTGGCCGAGTCGGTGCGCTACCGCTACCTCGAAAAGTGCGGGCAGACGGTCGAGTTCCCGGAGACGCACTACCAGGGCGACTACATCGGTGAGATCGCCGGGACGCTCTTCATCGAGCACAGCGACGAACTGGCCTCATCCGATGAACTTGGCATCTTCAAGGAGACGGCCGAAGCGGTCATCTTCAGCTCCATCCGCAGAACGCTTGAGCGCATCGGCATCACGCATGACTCGTTCTTCAACGAGCACACACTCTATCAGTGGAACGAGGGGGAAGCATCCGGCAACCAGAAGGTGATCGATGCGCTCGAAGCAAAAGACTTCATCGGACGGTATGACGGCGCGACCTGGTTTATGACCACCAAGCTCGGCCAGGAGAAGGACAAGGTGCTCATCAAATCCTCCGGCGACCCAAGCTACCGCCTGCCCGACATCGCCTACCACGTCACCAAGTTCGAGCGCGGCTTCGACCTCATGGTGAACGTCTTCGGCGCGGATCACATCGACGAGTATCCCGACGTGCTCGAAGCGCTGAAAATTCTCGGCTACGACGCCTCCAAGGTCAAGATCGCCATCAACCAGTTCGTCACCACCACCGTCGGTGGCCAGACGGTCAAGATGTCCACCCGCAAGGGCAACGCCGACCTGCTCGACGACCTCATCGAGGATGTCGGTGCGGACGCCACGCGCCTCTTCTTCATCATGCGCAGCAAGGATTCGCACCTGAACTTCGATGTCGAGCTGGCTAAAAAGCAGTCGAAAGACAACCCTGTCTTCTACCTCCAGTACGCCCACGCAAGGATTTGCAGCCTCGTGCGTCTTGCCGAAAAAGAGGTCGGCTTCGACGAAGCTGCGGCCACTGGCGCTAGCCTGCCGCTGCTCGACAGCGAACCGGAGATCGACCTCGCCTCCGCGCTGCTCGACTTCCCGGATGTCATCCAATCCTGCCTGCGCCTGCTCGAACCGCAGAAGATGGTCGAGTACCTGCACACGGTCGCCGAGCGCTACCACAAGTTCTATCAGGAGTGCCCGATCCTGAAAGCGGACGAAAACATCCGCACGGCGCGGCTTGAGCTGTCACTCACGGTGCGTCAGGTGCTGCGCAACGGCTTCAGAATTCTGGGAATTTCCGCGCCGGAATCGATGTAA
- the atpH gene encoding ATP synthase F1 subunit delta → MSSAIASRRYALALLEVAIEANFLDTVTEDLLKIQEVLSGSRELLLALRSPLINVDLKSRILEEIFGKEVGEKTMIFIKLLAHKKRANLLPTVITEFSSLLDERNGVINADVKSAVKLSDEQAKELVNGLSIRTGKKIRAKMSLDEKLIGGVTVKIGDTILDGSIQHQLQLLKSSLIAEPA, encoded by the coding sequence ATGTCAAGTGCAATTGCAAGCCGCAGATACGCATTGGCTTTGCTCGAGGTGGCCATTGAGGCCAATTTTCTGGATACGGTCACCGAAGACCTGTTGAAAATCCAGGAGGTTCTCAGCGGCAGCCGTGAATTATTGCTGGCACTGAGAAGCCCGCTGATCAATGTCGATCTCAAATCACGCATTCTCGAAGAAATCTTCGGCAAAGAGGTTGGTGAAAAGACGATGATTTTCATCAAGCTGCTCGCTCACAAGAAGCGCGCAAATCTTCTGCCGACCGTGATTACTGAATTTAGCTCACTGCTTGACGAGCGTAACGGTGTGATCAACGCCGATGTGAAAAGCGCCGTCAAACTCAGTGACGAACAGGCCAAGGAACTGGTTAATGGTCTTTCGATCCGTACCGGCAAAAAAATTCGGGCCAAGATGTCCCTTGATGAAAAACTCATCGGTGGCGTGACTGTCAAGATCGGTGATACGATTCTCGATGGAAGTATCCAGCATCAGCTTCAGCTTCTCAAGTCCTCGCTCATTGCCGAGCCGGCCTGA
- a CDS encoding beta-phosphoglucomutase family hydrolase, with the protein MKMTPANNSPKAFIFDMDGVLVDNMRMHAQSWVDLFADYGLSGLDPERYLVETAGMKGLDVLRYFLDPSISPEEADKLTELKDILYRVMNRNDIVAMPGLEPFLERAANAGVRLGIGTGAGPKNIDYVLGLTGLTPRFEAVVGAHMVKHGKPHPETFLQVAERLGADPANCIVFEDALPGAEAAAAAGMSCVAVTTTNAPEAFAAFDNVITTIDHFNGLLPETLLELSSTAKTMS; encoded by the coding sequence ATGAAGATGACACCTGCAAACAACAGTCCGAAAGCCTTCATTTTCGATATGGATGGCGTGCTGGTCGATAACATGAGAATGCACGCCCAGTCGTGGGTCGATCTGTTCGCGGACTACGGCCTGTCGGGCCTCGATCCGGAGCGCTACCTCGTCGAAACCGCGGGCATGAAGGGCCTCGACGTTTTGCGCTACTTCCTTGATCCGTCGATTTCGCCCGAAGAGGCCGACAAGCTGACCGAGCTGAAGGATATTCTTTACCGCGTGATGAACCGCAATGACATCGTGGCGATGCCGGGCCTCGAACCGTTTCTGGAACGCGCGGCAAACGCTGGCGTCCGACTCGGCATCGGCACCGGCGCGGGGCCGAAAAACATCGACTACGTGCTCGGCCTGACCGGCCTGACGCCACGCTTCGAGGCAGTGGTCGGCGCGCACATGGTCAAGCACGGCAAGCCCCATCCGGAGACCTTCCTGCAGGTCGCCGAGCGGCTCGGAGCCGATCCGGCCAACTGCATCGTTTTCGAGGACGCCCTGCCCGGCGCGGAAGCCGCTGCCGCCGCAGGCATGAGCTGCGTGGCGGTCACGACGACCAACGCCCCCGAAGCGTTCGCCGCGTTCGACAACGTCATCACGACCATCGACCATTTCAACGGCCTCCTGCCCGAAACGCTGCTGGAGCTTAGCAGCACCGCTAAAACCATGTCTTAA
- the atpE gene encoding ATP synthase F0 subunit C, producing the protein MEGMGLGYLGAGVGAGLAVIGAGLGIGNIAASAAEGTARQPEATSDIRTTMIIAAALIEGVALFGEVICVLLALK; encoded by the coding sequence ATGGAAGGAATGGGTTTGGGTTACTTGGGTGCCGGTGTCGGCGCCGGTCTGGCAGTTATCGGTGCAGGTCTTGGCATCGGCAATATCGCTGCTTCCGCAGCTGAAGGCACCGCCCGTCAGCCTGAGGCTACCTCTGATATTCGTACCACGATGATCATCGCGGCTGCTCTTATCGAAGGTGTCGCACTGTTCGGTGAGGTTATCTGCGTGCTTCTCGCCTTGAAGTAA
- the fsa gene encoding fructose-6-phosphate aldolase: protein MKFFIDTASLDEIKAANELGVLDGVTTNPSLIAKIVKDPANFTYADFKAHIKKICDIVDGPVSAEVTTLKAEEMIAQGEELAAIHENVVIKCPLTVEGLKAIKHFSSNGIKTNATLVFSPTQALLAAKAGADFVSPFVGRLDDISTNGMELVKQIVTIYDNYGYLTEVIVASVRNPLHVVESAMVGADIATIPYSVIKQLANHPLTDKGLEKFMEDAGVMKP, encoded by the coding sequence ATGAAATTCTTTATCGACACCGCCAGTCTCGACGAAATCAAAGCAGCCAATGAACTTGGCGTGCTCGACGGCGTCACGACCAATCCGTCGCTGATCGCCAAAATTGTCAAGGATCCGGCCAACTTCACCTACGCCGACTTCAAGGCGCACATCAAGAAAATCTGCGACATCGTCGATGGCCCGGTCAGCGCCGAGGTCACCACGCTCAAAGCAGAGGAGATGATCGCCCAGGGCGAGGAGCTTGCAGCTATTCACGAGAATGTGGTCATCAAGTGCCCGCTCACGGTCGAAGGCCTCAAGGCGATCAAGCACTTCTCGTCCAACGGCATCAAGACCAACGCCACGCTGGTCTTTTCGCCAACGCAAGCACTGCTCGCCGCCAAAGCCGGAGCGGACTTCGTCAGCCCGTTCGTCGGACGTCTCGACGACATCAGCACTAACGGCATGGAGCTGGTCAAGCAGATCGTCACGATTTACGACAACTACGGCTACCTCACCGAAGTGATCGTTGCCAGCGTCCGCAACCCGCTGCACGTCGTCGAATCGGCAATGGTCGGCGCCGACATCGCCACCATCCCGTACAGCGTCATCAAACAGCTCGCCAACCACCCGCTGACCGACAAGGGGCTGGAGAAATTCATGGAAGATGCCGGGGTGATGAAGCCGTAA
- a CDS encoding META domain-containing protein encodes MKRNSHLSSAFLWAFFLASFSLFMTSCTTKTQESSKETTEGKEAAPVEEKTAENENPHPLAGSKWRLVEFTSMDDAQGVQRPSDPLLYTMELKADSTVHMRLNCNVANGTWKFEPSADPSNGSFEFGPLATTKALCPPPSMDELVASQAQWVRGYLLNDGKLYLSLMADGGIFTWEPQVEAPYLAKADAAIEQAVLQASPDYKKDVIGNAKATYVYSLVDLNDDGTDEAIVYLMGSIFCGTGGCNMMVFTKGDDGYRLVNDFSLARTPVVISPAMNNGWNDIWKMESGGGEPSNYVRYAFNGKKYTEKERKGTESIPEGVVCLAGDFDFQKGIPLEPID; translated from the coding sequence ATGAAACGAAACTCTCACCTTTCATCCGCTTTCCTCTGGGCTTTTTTTCTGGCCTCGTTTTCGCTCTTCATGACCTCCTGCACCACCAAAACACAAGAGAGCAGCAAAGAAACAACCGAAGGGAAAGAAGCTGCGCCCGTCGAGGAAAAAACTGCTGAAAATGAGAATCCTCATCCTCTGGCAGGCTCAAAATGGCGTCTTGTTGAATTCACGTCGATGGATGACGCTCAAGGGGTTCAACGCCCGAGCGATCCGCTGCTCTATACCATGGAACTCAAGGCGGACAGCACGGTTCACATGCGCCTGAACTGTAATGTCGCAAACGGCACCTGGAAGTTCGAGCCCTCTGCCGATCCGTCGAATGGCAGTTTTGAATTCGGGCCACTCGCAACGACAAAAGCGCTGTGCCCGCCGCCGAGCATGGACGAGCTGGTTGCATCACAGGCGCAATGGGTGCGCGGTTACCTGCTGAACGATGGCAAGCTCTACCTGAGCCTCATGGCTGACGGCGGAATTTTCACCTGGGAGCCACAGGTTGAAGCCCCGTATCTGGCGAAAGCTGATGCGGCAATCGAACAGGCAGTTTTGCAGGCCTCTCCCGATTATAAAAAAGATGTTATCGGCAATGCCAAAGCCACCTATGTCTACAGCCTTGTTGATCTCAACGATGACGGCACAGATGAAGCGATCGTCTACCTGATGGGCTCCATTTTCTGCGGTACAGGCGGCTGCAACATGATGGTGTTTACCAAAGGGGATGACGGATACCGGCTTGTCAACGACTTTTCATTAGCTCGAACTCCCGTGGTTATCTCTCCGGCCATGAACAACGGCTGGAATGACATCTGGAAGATGGAATCGGGCGGCGGAGAACCGTCAAACTATGTCCGGTATGCCTTCAACGGCAAGAAGTACACCGAGAAAGAACGCAAAGGAACCGAAAGCATTCCCGAAGGCGTCGTCTGTCTGGCGGGAGATTTCGACTTTCAGAAAGGGATTCCGCTCGAACCAATTGACTGA
- the trpS gene encoding tryptophan--tRNA ligase, translating to MSTQRILSGMRPTGKLHLGHYSGALENWIAQQNLLQPDGSRAYETCFLIADYHSLTTSLDTSMIYEHSLDMLVDWLAAGVDPEKSPVFRQSQVKEHAELFLLFSMLITTARLERNPTLKEQVRDLNMDSLVYGHLGYPVLQAADILLYKGNVVPVGEDQIPHVEITREIARKFNSHYQHPELGDVFPEPAPKITKFARLVGLDGKAKMSKSLGNTILLSDGPDEVLAKMRPAVTDTQKVRRNDPGRPEVCLVYSYHQKFTGEAQLAEIEAGCRSGALGCVDCKKMCAANISAELAPILERRKHYEERPEMVKEILHEGERKARKIAGETMKEVREAMSLGESNA from the coding sequence ATGTCGACACAAAGGATTTTAAGCGGGATGCGGCCTACCGGCAAACTGCACCTCGGCCACTACTCAGGAGCACTTGAAAACTGGATCGCGCAGCAAAACCTTCTCCAGCCCGACGGAAGCCGGGCTTACGAGACCTGCTTTCTGATCGCCGACTACCACAGCCTGACCACTTCGCTCGACACCTCGATGATCTACGAGCACTCGCTCGACATGCTGGTTGACTGGCTGGCGGCGGGCGTCGATCCGGAGAAAAGCCCGGTGTTCCGTCAGTCCCAGGTCAAGGAGCACGCCGAGCTGTTCCTGCTCTTTTCGATGCTCATCACCACCGCGCGGCTCGAACGCAACCCGACGCTCAAGGAGCAGGTGCGCGACCTGAACATGGACTCGCTGGTCTACGGCCACCTCGGCTATCCGGTGCTGCAGGCGGCGGACATCCTGCTCTACAAGGGCAATGTGGTGCCGGTGGGCGAAGATCAGATTCCGCACGTCGAGATCACCCGCGAGATCGCCCGCAAGTTCAACAGCCACTACCAGCACCCGGAGCTTGGCGACGTGTTCCCCGAACCCGCGCCGAAGATCACGAAGTTCGCGCGTCTGGTTGGTCTGGACGGCAAGGCGAAGATGTCGAAATCGCTTGGCAACACGATTTTGCTCTCGGACGGCCCTGACGAGGTGCTCGCGAAGATGCGCCCCGCCGTGACCGACACGCAGAAGGTACGCCGCAACGATCCGGGCCGCCCGGAAGTGTGCCTGGTTTACAGCTACCACCAGAAGTTCACTGGCGAGGCGCAGCTGGCCGAAATCGAGGCGGGGTGCCGCTCCGGAGCGCTCGGCTGCGTCGATTGCAAAAAGATGTGCGCGGCAAACATCTCGGCGGAGCTGGCTCCGATCCTCGAACGGCGCAAGCACTACGAAGAGCGCCCGGAGATGGTCAAGGAGATTCTGCACGAAGGCGAAAGGAAAGCGCGAAAGATCGCCGGAGAAACCATGAAAGAGGTGAGAGAGGCGATGAGCCTCGGGGAGAGCAACGCATGA
- a CDS encoding 1,9-bis(guanidino)-5-aza-nonane synthase, with the protein MEERSMQKAGFLKEPIKHIGITKHNVVPMVEEMADMAFQARNLARAASIVDLMQKDKECAVILTLAGSLISAGLKQVIIDMLEHNMVDAIVSTGANIVDQDFFEALGFKHWKGSQFADDSELRELAIDRIYDTYIDEDELRVCDDTMAIIANSMQPGAYSSREFIVEMGKYIEEKGLDKNSIVYKAYEKGVPIFCPAFSDCSAGFGLVHHQWNNPDNHVSIDSVKDFRELTKIKIENDKTGIFMIGGGVPKNFTQDIVVAAEVLGYEDVSMHTYAVQITVADERDGALSGSTLKEASSWGKVDTVYEQMVFAEATVAMPLIAGYAYHKRNWEGRPERNFNAMLDAKPVNA; encoded by the coding sequence ATGGAAGAGCGTTCGATGCAGAAAGCCGGATTTCTGAAAGAGCCAATCAAGCACATCGGCATCACCAAACACAACGTCGTGCCGATGGTCGAGGAGATGGCCGACATGGCGTTCCAGGCCCGTAACCTGGCCCGCGCAGCCTCCATCGTCGATCTGATGCAGAAAGACAAGGAGTGCGCCGTCATCCTTACCCTCGCAGGTTCGCTCATCAGCGCCGGTCTGAAGCAGGTCATCATCGACATGCTCGAACACAACATGGTTGACGCCATCGTCTCGACCGGCGCGAACATCGTCGATCAGGACTTCTTCGAGGCGCTCGGCTTCAAGCACTGGAAAGGCTCGCAGTTCGCAGACGACTCCGAGCTGCGCGAGCTGGCCATCGACCGCATCTACGATACCTACATCGACGAGGACGAACTTCGAGTCTGCGACGACACCATGGCGATCATCGCCAACTCGATGCAGCCTGGCGCTTACTCGTCGCGCGAATTCATCGTCGAGATGGGCAAATACATCGAAGAGAAGGGGCTCGACAAGAACTCCATCGTTTACAAGGCTTACGAGAAAGGCGTGCCGATCTTCTGCCCGGCCTTCTCGGACTGCTCCGCCGGTTTCGGCCTGGTGCACCATCAGTGGAACAACCCCGACAACCACGTCTCCATCGACTCGGTCAAGGACTTCCGCGAGCTGACCAAAATCAAGATCGAGAACGACAAGACCGGCATCTTCATGATCGGTGGCGGCGTGCCGAAGAACTTTACGCAGGATATCGTTGTTGCGGCTGAGGTACTTGGCTACGAAGATGTTTCGATGCACACCTACGCCGTGCAGATCACCGTGGCCGACGAACGTGACGGCGCGCTCTCCGGCTCGACGCTCAAGGAGGCCAGCTCGTGGGGCAAGGTCGATACCGTCTACGAGCAGATGGTCTTCGCCGAAGCCACCGTTGCCATGCCGCTCATCGCCGGATACGCCTATCACAAACGCAACTGGGAAGGCCGCCCGGAGCGCAACTTCAACGCCATGCTCGACGCAAAACCCGTCAACGCCTGA
- the nadD gene encoding nicotinate (nicotinamide) nucleotide adenylyltransferase, producing the protein MRTGIFGGSFDPPHNGHLAMCLFARELLRLDRLIVSVSRNPFKTGAHASDDDRVSMARLLTDEVNAAGRFAESSSWELETDGPSYTVDLLRHIADLYPDDELLLLVGEDSYRQMGQWKAASEIPRLCQIVYFGREGYENCQHDAEALHLPVRRIDFDMPVSATEIRRLVAAGQPVSQLVPPSINHYIAEHGLYRS; encoded by the coding sequence GTGCGAACTGGGATTTTCGGCGGAAGTTTCGACCCTCCACACAACGGCCATCTGGCCATGTGCCTGTTTGCGAGGGAGCTGCTTCGGCTTGACCGACTCATTGTTTCGGTATCGCGAAATCCCTTCAAAACCGGCGCTCACGCTTCGGATGACGACCGGGTCTCGATGGCCCGGCTTCTGACGGATGAAGTCAACGCCGCAGGCCGGTTTGCCGAATCAAGCTCGTGGGAACTGGAGACGGATGGGCCTTCGTACACGGTCGATCTGCTTCGCCATATCGCCGATCTCTATCCCGACGATGAATTGCTGCTGCTGGTAGGTGAGGACAGTTACCGGCAGATGGGCCAGTGGAAGGCTGCATCGGAAATTCCCAGGCTCTGCCAGATCGTCTATTTCGGGCGTGAAGGCTATGAAAATTGCCAGCATGATGCGGAAGCACTTCACTTGCCGGTACGCCGTATCGATTTCGATATGCCGGTTTCCGCTACAGAGATCCGGCGGCTTGTCGCAGCCGGGCAGCCGGTTTCCCAGCTTGTCCCCCCATCGATCAACCACTACATTGCGGAGCACGGGCTCTATCGTTCCTGA
- a CDS encoding F0F1 ATP synthase subunit B → MLTSGIILLSGGLLSPNPGLIFWTAVTFVIVLVILKKIAWGPIVSMLEEREKGIQSAIDRAHTAKEEAESILKKNKEMLAKADAEADKIIREGKEYADKVRSELTEKAQVESQKMIAAAKEEIEQEKRRALDVLRNEVADMAVKGAEKIIRTTLDADKQKAVVNDMINEMAAKRN, encoded by the coding sequence ATGTTAACGTCAGGGATTATTCTTCTCAGTGGCGGGCTTCTCTCTCCGAATCCGGGTCTTATCTTCTGGACTGCCGTCACCTTTGTGATCGTGCTGGTCATTCTGAAAAAAATTGCATGGGGACCGATCGTTTCGATGCTCGAAGAGCGCGAAAAGGGAATTCAGTCAGCCATTGACCGTGCACACACGGCCAAAGAGGAAGCCGAATCCATTCTGAAGAAAAACAAGGAAATGCTGGCCAAGGCAGATGCAGAGGCCGACAAAATCATCCGGGAAGGCAAAGAGTATGCCGACAAGGTTCGCTCCGAGCTGACCGAGAAGGCGCAGGTCGAGTCCCAGAAGATGATCGCCGCCGCAAAAGAGGAGATCGAGCAGGAGAAGCGTCGTGCACTCGACGTGCTCCGCAACGAGGTCGCCGATATGGCGGTGAAGGGTGCCGAGAAGATCATTCGTACCACGCTCGATGCTGACAAGCAGAAGGCCGTGGTCAACGACATGATCAATGAAATGGCAGCCAAGCGTAACTGA
- a CDS encoding outer membrane protein assembly factor BamD: MLESLLFSTRATNLEDDVLHSLANSYYQKKQYLLAADMYRRLLQQTPDSPFAKSAQFELAKSYEQLSPFYELDQEYTVKAINEFSTYLDEYPLDDSAQAQSDAELYKELLKVNPTNASYKAKYDEAMAQLSNGAPASYSKSAILKLRDKLAHNRYSIALQYVRLKKYRAADIYFDVVINQYPDTKWVKSAWLGKVDTNIRRNKWFEARQTIERFQQLYPDNSKEVEASYKKVMEHFSEARNPESK, translated from the coding sequence GTGCTTGAATCCCTGCTCTTTTCGACCCGGGCGACCAATCTGGAAGATGACGTCCTCCATTCGCTGGCCAATTCCTATTACCAGAAGAAGCAGTACCTGCTTGCTGCGGACATGTATCGCCGCCTGTTGCAGCAGACCCCGGACTCTCCTTTTGCAAAGAGTGCTCAGTTCGAGCTTGCCAAGTCGTACGAGCAGCTCTCCCCTTTTTATGAGCTCGATCAGGAGTACACGGTCAAGGCGATCAACGAGTTCTCCACCTATCTGGATGAATATCCGCTCGATGATTCAGCCCAGGCGCAAAGCGATGCAGAACTGTACAAAGAGCTGCTGAAGGTCAATCCGACAAACGCTTCGTACAAAGCCAAATACGACGAGGCGATGGCTCAGCTTTCGAATGGAGCGCCAGCCAGCTACAGTAAATCGGCTATACTGAAGCTGAGGGACAAACTTGCGCATAACCGCTATTCGATTGCCCTTCAGTATGTCAGGCTGAAAAAGTACCGCGCAGCCGATATTTACTTCGATGTTGTCATCAATCAGTATCCCGATACGAAGTGGGTCAAGTCGGCATGGCTTGGCAAGGTCGATACAAACATCAGGCGCAACAAGTGGTTTGAGGCCCGCCAGACCATCGAGCGCTTTCAGCAGCTGTATCCCGATAACAGCAAAGAGGTTGAGGCTTCCTACAAGAAGGTTATGGAGCACTTCTCCGAGGCGCGCAATCCTGAATCGAAGTAG
- a CDS encoding FAD-dependent oxidoreductase — MQKQVDILVIGGSAAGIVAATTARAFYPDKEVMIVRKEQDAVVPCGIPYIYGTLKGVDQDIIPTGHITEAGVELMIDEVKSIDKESKTATTSSGTVISWDKLVIATGSVPKVPEWLPGTGLENVFTIPKDSHYLEQVQHALEKSKKVVIIGGGFIGVEIADELSKKGFDITLVELLPHLLQMAFDEELSVRAEEILADEGVKLRLGCKVERIEGDGAVSAVRLEGGEVLEADLVVLSTGYLPNTTLAADAGIKLNELDAIRVDEYMRTEDKDIFAVGDCAEKFSFFTRIVKGLMLASTACSEARIAGMNLYKLSRLRTFGGTMSIFSTAIGGTTFAAAGVTEQVAIERGFDIVSAFAQGIDKHPKSLPNVHSQWVKLIVNRESGLVLGGSVMGGASAGELINVIGVIIENKMTIHEVLTLQFGTHPLLTGPPTGYPLLKAAENVARKLRA, encoded by the coding sequence ATGCAGAAACAGGTTGATATTCTGGTGATTGGCGGCAGTGCTGCAGGTATTGTGGCTGCTACGACGGCTCGGGCGTTTTATCCCGATAAAGAGGTGATGATCGTGCGAAAGGAGCAGGATGCCGTCGTGCCTTGCGGAATTCCCTACATCTACGGAACGCTGAAAGGGGTCGATCAGGATATTATTCCGACCGGTCACATTACCGAGGCTGGCGTGGAGCTGATGATCGACGAGGTGAAGAGCATCGACAAGGAGTCGAAAACTGCGACGACTTCGTCGGGCACGGTCATTTCGTGGGACAAGCTGGTGATTGCGACCGGGTCGGTGCCGAAGGTGCCGGAGTGGCTGCCGGGCACCGGGCTTGAGAATGTGTTCACGATTCCCAAGGATTCTCACTATCTCGAACAGGTGCAGCACGCGCTGGAGAAGAGCAAGAAGGTGGTGATTATCGGCGGTGGCTTTATCGGCGTCGAGATCGCCGACGAGCTGAGCAAGAAGGGGTTCGACATCACGCTGGTCGAGCTGTTGCCGCATCTGTTGCAGATGGCTTTTGACGAGGAGCTTTCGGTGCGCGCCGAGGAGATTCTCGCCGATGAAGGGGTGAAGCTCCGGCTTGGCTGCAAGGTCGAGCGGATCGAGGGCGATGGCGCGGTGTCCGCTGTGCGGCTCGAAGGCGGCGAAGTGCTGGAAGCCGATCTGGTGGTGCTTTCGACCGGCTACCTGCCCAACACGACGCTGGCCGCCGATGCCGGAATCAAGCTCAACGAACTTGATGCGATCCGCGTGGACGAGTACATGCGCACCGAGGACAAGGATATTTTCGCCGTCGGTGATTGCGCCGAGAAGTTCAGCTTCTTCACCCGCATCGTCAAGGGTTTGATGCTCGCCTCGACGGCCTGCTCGGAGGCGCGTATCGCCGGAATGAACCTCTACAAGCTCTCCCGCCTGCGCACCTTCGGCGGCACGATGTCGATCTTTTCGACCGCGATCGGCGGAACCACCTTTGCCGCCGCTGGCGTGACCGAGCAGGTGGCCATCGAGCGCGGCTTCGACATCGTCAGCGCTTTTGCGCAGGGCATCGACAAGCATCCGAAGTCGCTGCCGAACGTGCACAGCCAGTGGGTGAAGCTGATCGTCAACCGTGAGTCCGGCCTGGTGCTCGGTGGCTCGGTGATGGGCGGCGCGAGCGCGGGCGAGCTGATTAACGTGATCGGGGTGATTATCGAAAACAAGATGACCATCCACGAAGTGCTGACCTTGCAATTCGGCACCCACCCGCTCCTGACTGGCCCGCCGACCGGCTATCCGCTGCTGAAAGCCGCCGAAAACGTGGCGCGGAAGTTGCGGGCGTAA